In the Streptomyces sp. 3214.6 genome, CCAGCCGCACTTCGTGATGCTCGCCTGCTCGCGGGCCGACCACGAGCGCAAGGCGGCCACGCTGGTCGGCTCCGTGCGCAAGGCGCTGACGCTCGTCGACGACAGTGTGCGCGAGGCGCTCCACCGCAAGCCGATGCGCTGCCACGTCGACATGGCCTTCCGGCCGGCCCCCGACGCGGACCCGGTCTACTCGGTCGCGGTCCTGGACGGCCCGCGCGAGGACCCCCTGCTGGCCTACGACCGTGAACTCCTCGACCCCGTCGACCTGCCCGCCAAGCAGGCCCTCGCCACCCTGTCGGACGCGCTCGACGAGGTGACCGAGCCGGTGCTGCTCAAGCCCGGCGACCTGCTCATCGTCGACAACTACCGGACCACCCACGCACGGACGCCGTTCACTCCTCGGTGGGACGGCAAGGACCGGTGGCTGCACCGCATGTACATCCGGGTGCCGGAGCGGATGGACGGCACCGCCGAACCGGGTGACGTGGTCGGCTTCGTCGGTCGCTGAGCCCCGACCCGACGGGACCGGTCGCGCTCGCGGTCGGTCCCGTCGGCGTAGCATCGTTTCCCCAGCTCAGACCTGATCAGAGAGGACCGGCACGAGGATGACCGTGTCTTTACCGCAAGGGTTTCGCACACACACCGGGAACTGTGGGATCCGTGACGACCGCGACGACTTCCTGGTGGTCGCCTCGGACGTGCCGGCGAACCTGAGCGCGGTGTTCACCCGATCCCGCTTCGCCGGCCCGAGCGTCGTGCTCAGCCGGGAGACGGCCGCGGTCGGCACCGGCCGGGCGATCGTCGCCCTGTCCGGGAACGCCAACGTGGCGACGGGCGAGGACGGCCTGCGCGACGCGGGAGCCGTCCGCGCGGCCGTGGCCGGCGTCCTCGGCGCCGCCGAGAAGGAGGTGCTCATCGCCTCCACGGGTCTCATCGGACAGCGCTACCCGATGGCCTCCGTCCGGGCGCATCTCGACGCGCTGCGGGCGCCGTTCGAGGGCGCGGACTTCACCGCCGCGGCGCGGGCCATCATGACCACCGACACCCGGCCGAAGACCCGCTCGGCCCGGTGCGGGGCGGCGACCGTGGTGGGTCTCGCCAAGGGCGTCGGCATGATGGAACCGAACATGGCGACGCTGCTCACGTTCTTCTTCACCGACGCCGGGATTCCGTCCGCGGACCTCGACGCGCTCTTCCGCCGCGTCGTCGACCGCACCTTCAACGCGCTGAGCATCGACACCGACACCTCCACCAGCGACACCGCGGCGGTGCTCGCGAACGGTCTGGCCGGACCGGTGGACCTGGTGGAGTTCGAGCGGATCCTCGGCGAACTCGCCCTGGACCTGGTCAAGGACATCGCCCGGGACGGCGAGGGCGCCACCAAGCTGATCGAGGTGGAGGTCACCGGGGCGCGCGACGCCGAGCAGGCCAAACGGGTGGGCAAGGTCGTCGTCAACTCGCCCCTGGTGAAGACCGCCGTGCACGGCGCCGACCCCAACTGGGGGCGGGTGGCCATGGCCGTCGGCAAGTGCGAGGACGACACCGACATCGACCCGGGCCGCGTCACGATCGGCTTCGGGGACGTGGAGGTGTATCCGGCGCCGCCGGACGAGGACCGCCTCTCCCGGGTGGCCGCCCACCTCAAGGGCGACGAGGTGCTCATCCGGGTCGGTCTGGGCATCGCCGACGGCGCCTTCCGCGTGTACGGATGCGACCTGACGGAAGGGTATGTGCGCCTGAACGCGGACTACTCGACCTGACGGTGCCGCGCGGTCCGTCCCCGCCGCCCCCGTCCCCCGTCGTCCCTGTCCCCGTCCCCCAGGTCCTCTCCGTCAGGCGACCTGGGGGATGCCCCTCCAGGGCGTCAGATGGAGGGGGAGGGCGTTGAGGTACACCACCTCTCCCGTCCGAGCCGCCAGCTTGCGCATGCGCCTGAGATAGGCGTGCGCCTGGCGGCGTCGGCCGGCCAACCGCTCCGCGTCGGCCAGCAGGCTCAGCCCCAGCGTCAGCAGCCTGGTGCCGGCCCGCTCAGCGCGGTCCAGCGAGCGGCCCGCGTCCGCCAGCAGCCGCGGACTGGCCGTGCCCAGGTGCGCGTTGGCCCAGGCGAGTGAGGCGTCGATCAGCCACTGCACCCCCGGCAGCCGCGTGCGGCCGGCCGTCTCGGCCGCCACCAGCGCACTGCGCAAGGCACCGTGCGGATCGTTGTCGAGGACCTTCAGCACCGACTCGGTGGTGTGCAGGGTGACGAAGTCACGCATCGCCGAGTGGTGCGAGAGGGACACCAGATGGCGCAGGTCGTCCATCGCCTGCCAGGCCTCCGCGGGGGAGCCCGCCATCCAGTGACTCATCGCCCGCACCGCACGCGTCTCGGCCTGCACCCCCTGCCCGCAGCAGGGGCGGGACGGCAGGGCGTGGCTCGCCAGCGCCATGCTCGCCTCGGACGCGGCCAGCGCCTGGGCCAGCTGGCCGCGGGAGTGCAGCATGATGCTGCGGCCCTGATGGACCGTGGCCTCCAGCGACGGATCGTTCTCCCGCGCCGCCAGCGCCAACAGTGTCGGGATCATCGTCTCGGCCTTGCGGAACTCGGCCCGGTACACCAGGCCCAGGAAGCGCTTGGGCAGCAGCCGGGCGCGCTGCGGCCTTCCCAGCGCACAGCCCAGGGCCTCGATGCGCGCGTGGATCGCCTCGGTCGACACGGCGCCCGAGCCGTGCACGTACCAGGAGATGTCGGCGCGGCGGAGCTGCACGGCCAGCTCGGCCTCGGCGTACCCCGGCTCGCCGTCCCGGCCGCCGGTCAGCGTGGCTGCCTGGTCCAGCCAGGCCATCGCCACGTCGTCCAGGCCGCGTTGCCCGGCCTTCTCCGCCTCGTCCAGCAGGGGCTGGATCACCTCGTCGGGCGTCATCGTCAGCAGGGCCGCGCGGGCGTGCCGGGCGATCGACCGCTTGGCGTCGGCGGGGGTGACGGCCCGGGCCGCGAGGAACCCGACGGCGCACCGGTGCAGCCGGGCCCGCATCGAGTACGGCAGCTCTCGGCGGACGGTGTCCCGCAGCAGGGGGTGCACGAACTCCAGACGGCACTCGGTGCCCGGGACGTTGCGCAGCAGCCCGCCCCGGATCGCGTCCCGCAGGGCGTCCGAGGAGACGCCGTCCTCGGCGGCGAGGTCCTTCATCGCCCCCGGTGAGCTGTCCGGGCCGAGGACGGCGCACGCCCGGAGCACGGTCATGATCTCCGGGGGAAGCCCGCCGAGACGCTCGTGGACGACCCCCCGCAGCGAGTCCGGCAGCAGTTCGCGGACCTCGTTCGGGGAGGCGTCGGACGTCAGCTGTTCCAGGAGCCTGACCAGGAAGTACGGATTGCCCTGGGTGCGGTGCTGCAACGCGGTGCACTGCTCCGGACCCAGCTCGCGGCCCATCGTGGCCGCCAGCTCCCGGCTCTCCGCCGGAGTGAGACCGCCGAGGGTGATCTCGTCGGATGTGGGCAGTTCGCGCACGGCCGCCAGCGCCGCGCGCATCTGCGGATCGGCGGCCGGCCGGAACGTGCGGGAGGTGACGAGGAGCAGCAGCCGCGAGTCGTGGAGCTGCCGGGCGAGAAATCTCAGCAGGTGCAGGGAGGCGGTGTCGGCCCAGTGCAGGTCCTCCAGGATCAGCAGCAGCGGAGGGCGGGCGATCCCGAGCAGCGCGCGGCTCACCGCCTCGTGCAGCTCGAACCTGCTGGGTTCGGCGGCGGCGGCAGCGAACTCGCCCGACTCCGGGGCGAGTTCGGGAACCAGGGCGGTCAGGGTGGCGCGGATGTCGCCGGGCAGCGAGCGGACCGTCTCCGGCCAGCGCTCGGCCGTCTGACGCAGGGCCTGTTTCCACGGCCAGTGCGCGGGCAGGTCGTCGCTCTGCGGGCAGTTCACCGTGACGACGTCCATGTCGTACTCCGCGCACGCGCGCCGTAACTCGTGCAGCAGACTGGTCTTGCCGGAACCGCTCTCGCCCAGCAGCAGCGTCACGCCTCCCTTGCCGTGCCGGGCGG is a window encoding:
- the cs1 gene encoding clavaminate synthase Cs1 produces the protein MSLPVPSVVRLDDDADHLRALRARLPRVPRLDLSGFFATAAEVAQELPPELRRALRDFRREGNTEGYLLLTGLPVEESELPTTPTSTPAPVQRPLLAMEAWLALVGRELGLPTGYQELREGTVLQDVYPSPNAHYLSSETSETLLEFHTEMAYHRHQPHFVMLACSRADHERKAATLVGSVRKALTLVDDSVREALHRKPMRCHVDMAFRPAPDADPVYSVAVLDGPREDPLLAYDRELLDPVDLPAKQALATLSDALDEVTEPVLLKPGDLLIVDNYRTTHARTPFTPRWDGKDRWLHRMYIRVPERMDGTAEPGDVVGFVGR
- the argJ gene encoding bifunctional glutamate N-acetyltransferase/amino-acid acetyltransferase ArgJ, which translates into the protein MTVSLPQGFRTHTGNCGIRDDRDDFLVVASDVPANLSAVFTRSRFAGPSVVLSRETAAVGTGRAIVALSGNANVATGEDGLRDAGAVRAAVAGVLGAAEKEVLIASTGLIGQRYPMASVRAHLDALRAPFEGADFTAAARAIMTTDTRPKTRSARCGAATVVGLAKGVGMMEPNMATLLTFFFTDAGIPSADLDALFRRVVDRTFNALSIDTDTSTSDTAAVLANGLAGPVDLVEFERILGELALDLVKDIARDGEGATKLIEVEVTGARDAEQAKRVGKVVVNSPLVKTAVHGADPNWGRVAMAVGKCEDDTDIDPGRVTIGFGDVEVYPAPPDEDRLSRVAAHLKGDEVLIRVGLGIADGAFRVYGCDLTEGYVRLNADYST
- a CDS encoding BTAD domain-containing putative transcriptional regulator, with product MQHAEALGPAVRVFGKMTVRLPQKTLELGPPRRRAVLALLVINAGKVVSIPSILENIWGDDLPDHAVATLQSYVSRLRKLVGGQPLADGAQLRLQYRSPGYVLDIDPDHIDVMRFERLIGQGLTAERQGRPAEAFALLSQALREWTAPPFEDLSEYDFACRETQRLVQLRLSAAEGRAQAAFALGRSHEILDDLEREVLQHPMRERLVRRLMQAQYCSGRQADALQVFERTRRYLADELGVDVSPELRQIHGEILRQDPSLTPARQTTPPPEPAPPAAPAAPTAHTGPTVPTGPTVPLVPTAPTTLAVPAVPAVREEEVRPEPAADRQYEAVRPFVGRQEELQRLLAGVETARHGKGGVTLLLGESGSGKTSLLHELRRACAEYDMDVVTVNCPQSDDLPAHWPWKQALRQTAERWPETVRSLPGDIRATLTALVPELAPESGEFAAAAAEPSRFELHEAVSRALLGIARPPLLLILEDLHWADTASLHLLRFLARQLHDSRLLLLVTSRTFRPAADPQMRAALAAVRELPTSDEITLGGLTPAESRELAATMGRELGPEQCTALQHRTQGNPYFLVRLLEQLTSDASPNEVRELLPDSLRGVVHERLGGLPPEIMTVLRACAVLGPDSSPGAMKDLAAEDGVSSDALRDAIRGGLLRNVPGTECRLEFVHPLLRDTVRRELPYSMRARLHRCAVGFLAARAVTPADAKRSIARHARAALLTMTPDEVIQPLLDEAEKAGQRGLDDVAMAWLDQAATLTGGRDGEPGYAEAELAVQLRRADISWYVHGSGAVSTEAIHARIEALGCALGRPQRARLLPKRFLGLVYRAEFRKAETMIPTLLALAARENDPSLEATVHQGRSIMLHSRGQLAQALAASEASMALASHALPSRPCCGQGVQAETRAVRAMSHWMAGSPAEAWQAMDDLRHLVSLSHHSAMRDFVTLHTTESVLKVLDNDPHGALRSALVAAETAGRTRLPGVQWLIDASLAWANAHLGTASPRLLADAGRSLDRAERAGTRLLTLGLSLLADAERLAGRRRQAHAYLRRMRKLAARTGEVVYLNALPLHLTPWRGIPQVA